A window of the Equus asinus isolate D_3611 breed Donkey chromosome 20, EquAss-T2T_v2, whole genome shotgun sequence genome harbors these coding sequences:
- the LOC106840236 gene encoding nicotinamide N-methyltransferase isoform X1 has protein sequence MAFQESTVPDVYQANFEPTAYLDYFKLGQNPLSDEFLHFLLKHYNATFKSAGGLKGKLLIDIGSGPTIYQLLSACESFEEIIATDYTDKNRLELEKWLKKMPGAFDWSPVVKYVCELEGNRDKWTEKEERLRRTVRQVLKCDILKERPLEPAVLPPADCLISSLCLEAACPTLGACRAALRHLRTLLRPRGHLVLSGGFETTFYMVGDKRFSALPLEEKFLLEALQETGFTIEKLEKAQRPAEGSDDRSDYTGMFFLVARRRD, from the exons ATGGCTTTTCAGGAATCCACGGTGCCTGATGTCTATCAGGCGAATTTTGAACCCACAGCCTACCTGGACTACTTCAAGTTGGGCCAGAATCCTTTGAGTGATGAATTCCTCCATTTTCTGCTAAAACACTACAATGCCACTTTTAAATCAG CAGGTGGACTGAAAGGCAAACTCCTGATTGACATTGGCTCTGGGCCCACCATTTATCAGCTTCTCTCCGCCTGCGAGTCTTTCGAGGAGATCATCGCCACCGACTACACAGACAAGAACCGCCTGGAGCTGGAAAAATGGCTAAAAAAGATGCCAGGGGCATTTGACTGGTCTCCAGTGGTGAAATACGTATGTGAGCTTGAGGGGAACAG AGACAAGTGGACTGAGAAGGAGGAGCGGCTGAGGAGAACTGTCCGCCAGGTGCTCAAGTGTGACATTCTGAAAGAACGGCCCCTGGAACCCGCAGTCCTGCCTCCTGCTGACTGCCTCATTTCCTCGCTGTGCCTCGAGGCTGCCTGCCCCACCCTGGGGGCCTGCCGGGCAGCCCTGCGCCACCTCAGGACCCTGCTCCGGCCCAGAGGCCATCTGGTGCTGAGCGGGGGCTTTGAGACCACCTTTTACATGGTGGGCGACAAGAGGTTCTCCGCACTGCCCCTGGAggagaaattcctgctggaggcCCTGCAGGAGACGGGCTTCACCATCGAGAAGCTGGAGAAGGCTCAGCGGCCTGCTGAGGGCTCAGACGACCGCTCAGACTACACGGGCATGTTCTTCCTCGTGGCCCGGAGAAGGGACTGA
- the LOC106840236 gene encoding nicotinamide N-methyltransferase isoform X2: protein MAFQESTVPDVYQANFEPTAYLDYFKLGQNPLSDEFLHFLLKHYNATFKSGGLKGKLLIDIGSGPTIYQLLSACESFEEIIATDYTDKNRLELEKWLKKMPGAFDWSPVVKYVCELEGNRDKWTEKEERLRRTVRQVLKCDILKERPLEPAVLPPADCLISSLCLEAACPTLGACRAALRHLRTLLRPRGHLVLSGGFETTFYMVGDKRFSALPLEEKFLLEALQETGFTIEKLEKAQRPAEGSDDRSDYTGMFFLVARRRD from the exons ATGGCTTTTCAGGAATCCACGGTGCCTGATGTCTATCAGGCGAATTTTGAACCCACAGCCTACCTGGACTACTTCAAGTTGGGCCAGAATCCTTTGAGTGATGAATTCCTCCATTTTCTGCTAAAACACTACAATGCCACTTTTAAATCAG GTGGACTGAAAGGCAAACTCCTGATTGACATTGGCTCTGGGCCCACCATTTATCAGCTTCTCTCCGCCTGCGAGTCTTTCGAGGAGATCATCGCCACCGACTACACAGACAAGAACCGCCTGGAGCTGGAAAAATGGCTAAAAAAGATGCCAGGGGCATTTGACTGGTCTCCAGTGGTGAAATACGTATGTGAGCTTGAGGGGAACAG AGACAAGTGGACTGAGAAGGAGGAGCGGCTGAGGAGAACTGTCCGCCAGGTGCTCAAGTGTGACATTCTGAAAGAACGGCCCCTGGAACCCGCAGTCCTGCCTCCTGCTGACTGCCTCATTTCCTCGCTGTGCCTCGAGGCTGCCTGCCCCACCCTGGGGGCCTGCCGGGCAGCCCTGCGCCACCTCAGGACCCTGCTCCGGCCCAGAGGCCATCTGGTGCTGAGCGGGGGCTTTGAGACCACCTTTTACATGGTGGGCGACAAGAGGTTCTCCGCACTGCCCCTGGAggagaaattcctgctggaggcCCTGCAGGAGACGGGCTTCACCATCGAGAAGCTGGAGAAGGCTCAGCGGCCTGCTGAGGGCTCAGACGACCGCTCAGACTACACGGGCATGTTCTTCCTCGTGGCCCGGAGAAGGGACTGA